One Castanea sativa cultivar Marrone di Chiusa Pesio chromosome 4, ASM4071231v1 DNA window includes the following coding sequences:
- the LOC142631156 gene encoding receptor-like protein EIX2, producing the protein MMRITIAVPLTLLLCLLTIHRPPNFCTAHSDSDSDSEVRCIESERHALLNFKQHLTDPSNRLASWAASASDVDCCHWVGVVCHNRTGHVLQLHLRSFPFMDDELTTSEAQWEAQDEAYGRSRFGGKINPSLLDLKHLIYLDLSYNDFGGIPIPKFLGSMGSLRYLNLSGAGFVGLIPHQLGNLSNLHYLDLGYNSLYVKNLQWLSGLPLLQHLDLSSANLSQASDWLQDINKLPSLSELRLSQCYLSSFIPPPIPSSINFSSLTTLDLSLNGFENTSILFWVFGLHNLVSLDLSYNWFLGPIPVHLQNLTSLRHLDLSYNAFNSSIPNWLYSFSHLEFLNLGYNNLQGTISSAIGNLTSAISIDLSSNELEGEVPRSLGNLCNLREIRLSSNKWSQEISEIFESLLGCASNGLEILYLSYAQLSGQLTAELGQFKNLVILSLRENSISGPIPWSIGNLSSLRSLDLESNRINGTFTQILGQLSKLESLYIGLNMLEGVVLEVHFANSMRLKTLVASHNRLTLEVSDNWTPPFQLNHLDLGSWNLGPKFPLWLCSQRQLSTLGISNTKILDVVPPSFWNLTSQLAYLNISHNQIYGEIPHIPMMFSYSEIVIDMSSNRFKGLLPCISSNVSFLDLSNNSLSGSISHFLCYKMNEPKYVRFLNLGKNLLSGKLSNCWMMWKNLYALNLGKNNFTGSIPTSIGYLVRLSYLHLDNNRFSRKLPSSLKNCKQLVTIDVAKNDFVGSIPSWIGHRLSRLVILHLHSNNFHGHIPEELCSLTSLQILDLSHNKLFGSIPKCVHNFSAMATSNSPDYPFHSFQMSTKYFSAPIESQLVAIKGKYLEYSTTLRLVKIIDLSNNNLSGEIPKEVMHLKGLQSLDLSFNILTGRIPENIGDMGSVESIDFSSNQLSGQIPQSMSSLTFLSRLNLSNNNLIGKIPSSTQLQSLDASNFFGNKLCGPPLADNCTIKGVQPNIENKERKVSSGLVVDWFYVFMALGFVVGFWVVLGPLLLNRQWRVLYFQFLDHQGYKLRGVVTQTWQCCK; encoded by the coding sequence ATGATGAGAATAACAATTGCTGTTCCTTTAACCCTTCTCCTTTGTTTGCTCACTATTCATCGTCCTCCTAACTTCTGCACTGCCCACTCTGACTCTGACTCTGACTCTGAGGTTCGTTGCATTGAAAGCGAGCGACACGCCCTTCTCAACTTCAAGCAACACCTTACAGATCCTTCTAACCGCCTTGCCTCTTGGGCTGCTTCTGCATCTGACGTGGATTGCTGTCACTGGGTCGGTGTTGTCTGCCACAACCGCACCGgtcatgtcctccaactccatcTCAGAAGCTTTCCTTTTATGGATGACGAGCTTACAACTTCTGAGGCCCAATGGGAAGCTCAAGATGAAGCTTATGGGAGGTCCAGATTTGGTGGTAAGATAAATCCTTCTCTGCTTGATTTGAAGCATTTGATTTACTTGGACCTCAGTTACAATGATTTTGGTGGTATTCCAATTCCCAAATTCCTCGGTTCAATGGGGAGCTTAAGATATCTTAATCTCTCCGGTGCGGGATTTGTGGGATTGATTCCTCATCAACTTGGGAATCTCTCTAATTTGCACTACCTCGATCTTGGATATAATTCTTTATATGTGAAGAACCTTCAATGGCTCTCTGGTCTTCCTTTACTACAACACCTTGATTTGAGTTCTGCAAACCTTAGCCAAGCCTCTGATTGGCTACAGGATATAAACAAACTCCCTTCCTTGTCAGAGTTGCGATTGTCACAATGCTACCTTTCTAGTTTCATTCCACCACCGATACCCAGTAGTATTAACTTCTCATCTCTCACCACCCTTGATCTTTCATTAAACGGTTTTGAAAACACTTCGATTCTGTTTTGGGTCTTTGGTCTTCATAATCTGGTTTCTCTTGATCTATCTTACAATTGGTTTCTAGGTCCAATCCCTGTTCATCTCCAGAACTTGACTTCACTTAGGCACCTCGATCTATCTTACAATGCTTTCAACTCTTCAATCCCCAATTGGCTGTACAGTTTTAGTCATCTTGAGTTCCTCAACCTTGGGTACAATAATTTGCAGGGTACAATCTCTAGTGCCATTGGAAACCTAACATCTGCCATTAGCATAGACTTGTCATCCAATGAACTTGAAGGAGAGGTACCAAGATCTTTGGGTAATCTCTGCAACTTAAGAGAAATTAGATTGTCATCCAACAAATGGAGTCAAGAGATATCTGAAATCTTTGAAAGTCTATTAGGATGTGCTTCAAATGGACTAGAGATCTTATATTTGTCTTATGCTCAACTGTCTGGGCAGTTAACTGCTGAACTTGGGCAATTTAAAAATCTGGTCATTCTTTCTTTGAGGGAAAATTCAATTTCAGGTCCAATTCCATGGTCTATAGGAAATCTTTCATCCTTGAGATCCTTGGACCTTGAGAGTAATCGAATTAATGGAACTTTCACTCAAATTTTGGGACAACTTTCAAAATTAGAGTCTCTGTATATTGGTTTAAATATGTTGGAGGGTGTGGTTTTAGAAGTTCATTTTGCCAATTCAATGAGATTGAAAACACTTGTTGCGTCTCATAACCGACTTACTTTAGAAGTAAGTGACAATTGGACCCCTCCTTTTCAACTCAACCATTTAGATTTGGGATCATGGAATTTAGGGCCGAAATTTCCTTTGTGGCTCTGTTCACAAAGGCAACTTTCGACCTTGGGCATATCCAACACAAAGATTTTAGATGTAGTTCCTCCTTCCTTTTGGAACTTGACTTCTCAGCTTGCTTATCTAAATATCTCTCATAATCAGATCTATGGAGAGATTCCACATATCCCAATGATGTTTTCCTATTCTGAAATAGTAATTGATATGAGTTCAAATCGCTTCAAAGGTCTGTTACCTTGTATATCCTCTAATGTGAGCTTTCTTGATCTTTCTAACAATTCACTATCCGGATCTATTTCTCACTTTTTGTGTTACAAGATGAATGAGCCCAAATATGTGCGGTTCCTCAATCTTGGAAAAAATCTTTTATCAGGGAAATTAAGTAATTGTTGGATGATGTGGAAAAACTTGTATGCCTTAAACTTGGGAAAAAACAATTTCACTGGTAGTATTCCAACCTCCATTGGATATTTGGTTCGTCTTTCGTATTTGCACCTAGACAACAACAGATTCTCAAGAAAATTACCatcctctttgaaaaattgtaaaCAGTTGGTGACCATTGATGTTGCCAAGAATGATTTTGTTGGAAGCATACCTTCTTGGATAGGACATAGACTTTCAAGGTTGGTGATTCTTCACCTTCACTCAAATAATTTTCACGGTCACATCCCAGAAGAACTCTGTTCTCTAACTTCACTCCAAATCTTGGACCTTTCACATAATAAGCTATTTGGAAGCATACCTAAATGTGTCCACAATTTTAGTGCCATGGCCACAAGTAACAGTCCAGATTATCCCTTTCATTCATTCCAGATgtcaacaaaatatttttctgcGCCTATTGAAAGTCAATTGGTTGCAATTAAGGGAAAATATCTTGAGTATTCCACCACTCTTCGACTAGTAAAAATTATAGACCTTTCCAACAATAATTTGTCAGGAGAGATCCCTAAAGAAGTGATGCATCTCAAAGGATTACAGTCATTAGATTTGTCATTTAATATCTTGACTGGAAGGATTCCTGAGAATATAGGTGATATGGGATCAGTGGAGTCTATTGATTTCTCAAGTAACCAACTTTCTGGTCAAATTCCTCAAAGTATGTCAAGTTTGACATTTTTGAGTCGGTTGAACTTGTCAAACAacaatttaattggaaaaatcCCTTCAAGCACTCAGCTACAAAGTCTTGATGCATccaatttttttggaaacaaactTTGTGGACCTCCACTTGCTGATAACTGTACTATAAAGGGCGTACaaccaaacattgaaaataaAGAACGCAAAGTTTCTAGTGGACTTGTGGTAGATTGGTTTTATGTGTTCATGGCACTTGGGTTTGTTGTTGGATTTTGGGTTGTATTGGGTCCTTTACTGTTGAACAGGCAATGGAGGGTTTTGTACTTTCAATTCCTGGATCACCAAGGGTACAAGCTTAGGGGTGTAGTGACACAAACTTGGCAGTGTTGTAAGTAA